A portion of the Pan troglodytes isolate AG18354 chromosome 10, NHGRI_mPanTro3-v2.0_pri, whole genome shotgun sequence genome contains these proteins:
- the KLRF1 gene encoding killer cell lectin-like receptor subfamily F member 1 — translation MQDEERYMTLNVQSKKRSSAQTSQLTFKDYSVMLHWYKILLGISGSVNGILTLTLISLILLVSQGVLLKCQKGSCSNATQYEDTGDLKVNNGTRRNISNKDLCASRSADQTVLCQSEWLKYQGKCYWFSNEMKSWSDSYVYCLERKSHLLIIHDQLEMAFIQKNLRQLNYVWIGLNFTSLKMTWTWVDDSPIDSKIFFIKGPAKENSCAAIKESKIYSETCSSVFKWICQY, via the exons ATGCAAGATGAAGAAAGATACATGACATTGAATGTACAGTCAAAGAAAAGGAGTTCTGCCCAAACATCTCAACTTACATTTAAAG ATTATTCAGTGATGTTGCACTGGTATAAAATCTTACTGGGAATATCTGGATCCGTGAATGGTATTCTCACTTTGACTTTGATCTCCTTGATCCTGTTGG TTTCTCAGGGAGTATTGCTAAAATGCCAAAAAGGAAGTTGTTCAAATGCCACTCAGTATGAGGACACTGGAGATCTAAAAGTGAATAATGGCACAAGAAGAAATATAAGTAATAAAGACCTTTGTGCTTCGAGATCTGCAGACCAGACAG TACtatgccaatcagaatggctCAAATACCAAGGGAAGTGTTATTGGTTCTCTAATGAGATGAAAAGTTGGAGTGACAGTTATGTGTATTGTTTGGAAAGAAAATCTCATCTACTAATCATACATGACCAACTTGAAATG GCTTTTATACAGAAAAACCTAAGACAATTAAACTACGTATGGATTGGGCTTAACTTTACCTCCTTGAAAATGACATGGACTTGGGTGGATGATTCTCCAATAGATTCAAAGAT ATTCTTCATAAAGGGACCAGCTAAAGAAAACAGCTGTGCTGCCATTAAGGAAAGCAAAATTTACTCTGAAACCTGCAGCAGTGTTTTCAAATGGATTTGTCAGTATTAG
- the CLEC2B gene encoding C-type lectin domain family 2 member B, with protein sequence MMTKHKKCFIIVGVLITTNIITLIVKLTRDSQSLCPYDWIGFQNKCYYFSKEEGDWNSSKYNCSTQHADLTIIDNIEEMNFLRRYKCSSDHWIGLKMAKNRTGQWVDGATFTKSFGMRGSEGCAYLSDDGAATARCYTERKWICRKRIH encoded by the exons atGATGACCAAACATAAAAAGTGTTTTATAATTGTTGGTGTTTTAATAACAACTAATATTATTACTCTGATAG TTAAACTAACTCGAGATTCTCAGAGTTTATGCCCATATGATTGGATTGGTTTCCAAAACAAATGCTattatttctctaaagaagaagGAGATTGGAATTCAAGTAAATACAACTGTTCCACTCAACATGCCGACCTAACTATAATTGACAACATAGAAGAAATG AATTTTCTTAGGCGGTATAAATGCAGTTCTGATCACTGGATTGGACTGAAGATGGCAAAAAATCGAACAGGACAATGGGTAGATGGAGCTACATTTACCAAATc GTTTGGCATGAGAGGGAGTGAAGGATGTGCCTACCTCAGCGATGATGGTGCAGCAACAGCTAGATGTTACACCGAAAGAAAATGGATTTGCAGGAAAAGAATACACTAA